The following coding sequences lie in one Zingiber officinale cultivar Zhangliang chromosome 2B, Zo_v1.1, whole genome shotgun sequence genomic window:
- the LOC122049423 gene encoding serine racemase-like: MDNGKQVKNDNYAVDIASIREARVCIAPYIHETPVLTSKSLDSIASKRLYFKCECFQKGGAFKIRGASNAIFSLSDDQAAKGVLTHSSGNHAAAVALAAKLRGIPAYVVIPKNAPKCKVENVRRYGGQIFWSESTIQSRESITEKVQQDTGAILVHPFNNRFTIRFCICH, from the exons ATGGACAATGGGAAACAAGTGAAAAACGATAACTATGCTGTTGATATTGCTTCCATAAGGGAGGCGAGAGTCTGTATTGCTCCATATATTCATGAAACTCCAGTGCTTACCTCGAAGTCTTTAGATTCTATAGCTTCCAAACGGTTGTATTTCAAGTGTGAATGCTTTCAAAAAGG AGGAGCCTTTAAGATTAGGGGAGCTTCAAATGCTATATTCTCCCTTTCTGATGATCAAGCTGCCAAAGGCGTTTTGACACACAGCAG TGGTAACCATGCTGCAGCAGTGGCTTTGGCTGCAAAGCTCCGTGGAATCCCAGCATATGTTGTCATACCGAAAAATGCTCCAAAATGCAAGGTTGAGAATGTCAGGCGGTATGGTGGTCAAATCTTCTGGAGTGAATCAACGATCCAATCAAGAGAGAGTATTACTGAGAAAGTTCAGCAAGATACTGGTGCAATTTTGGTTCATCCTTTCAACAATAGATTCACCATCAGGTTTTGTATTTGTCATTGA